One window of the Aptenodytes patagonicus chromosome 5, bAptPat1.pri.cur, whole genome shotgun sequence genome contains the following:
- the SEC23IP gene encoding SEC23-interacting protein translates to MAAGKPGGTGGGTNLLFSSSATEFNFTVPFIPVSQAPAIPPGPALLAADDSADVGEEDSFLGQTSASPNPPQTFNYFSQVPSSSDPFGSIGQPPLTTVAPPVGAPGFSRPPTSLPLVSGSQDGQNAFSPHIPKSQSSYSAPPTSQVGITAYQTPQQSCPPPANASTLPQGTSQQGYNPYRHTTLSSRANPYLTPPQLQQSHAPAHPPSSVPPVQMYQTPPGSLTQFPQSQSQLRAPRPAGPLVQAPPVLLQNQYEPVQPHWFYCKEVEDKQIWMPFSILDSAKLEEIYNSVQPDPESVVLSTDGGRYDVYLYDRMRKAVYWEEEPSEVRRCMWFYKGDKDSRFIPYTEDFSDKLEAEYKRAVTTNQWHRRLEFPNGETIVMHNPKVIVQFQPSAAPDDGSTTQDGQARPRVVKRGIDDDHDEIPDGEMSQIDHLVFMVHGIGPVCDLRFRSIVECVDDFRTVSLKLLQTHFKKSLEERKVSRVEFLPVHWHSSLHGDATVVDRNIKKITLPSIGRLRHFTNETLLDILFYNSPTYCQTIVDKVGMEMNRLYALFMSRNPDFKGGVSVAGHSLGSLILFDILSNQKDLASSVNTGPFSGVNGTVKDVAVHDKQVTEDTSSLGSSITTSGDDFCEPEVDDDVPTLQKTLEMLSLSEYASTFEKERIDMESLLMCTVDDLKEMGIPLGPRKKIANFVKDRAAKQEQKKAVAEKKAVLAATLQTQEDAQKAKETVSSVSPSESGQLHSKRKLPVGASVSSVNIDYEYFEVGTGQVSVVYSALDFEPDIFFALGSPIGVFLTVRGVEKIDENYRLPTCKGFFNIYHPLDPVAYRLEPMIIEDMDLKPVLIPHHKGRKRLHLELKDSLSRMGSDLKQGFISSLKSAWQTLNEFARAHTSSTQLQAELEKVANQIKEEEEKQVVEAEKITESPDPPKDEDFLVKVGMLNGGRRIDYVLQEKPIESFNEYLFALQSHLCYWGSEDTALLFLKEIYRTMNINPEQSQH, encoded by the exons ATGGCGGCGGGGAAGCCTGGGGGTACCGGTGGCGGCACCAAcctgctcttctcttcctccGCTACCGAGTTCAACTTCACCGTGCCCTTCATCCCGGTCAGCCAGGCTCCGGCTATACCGCCGGGCCCCGCTCTCCTGGCAGCCG atgaTTCTGCAGATGTTGGTGAAGAGGACAGCTTCTTGGGTCAGACTTCTGCAAGCCCCAACCCACCACAGACTTTCAACTATTTCTCTCAAGTCCCTAGTAGCAGTGATCCATTTGGAAGTATTGGGCAGCCACCCTTAACAACTGTTGCACCACCTGTTGGAGCACCAGGCTTCTCCAGGCCTCCAACTTCACTTCCACTTGTGTCTGGGTCACAGGATGGGCAAAATGCCTTTTCACCGCATATTCCCAAGTCACAGTCCTCTTACAGTGCACCACCTACTTCACAGGTGGGAATCACAGCTTACCAGACTCCTCAGCAGAGCTGTCCCCCGCCTGCAAATGCATCTACTCTTCCCCAAGGAACATCTCAGCAGGGGTATAACCCTTATCGGCACACCACCCTGAGCAGCAGAGCTAACCCATACCTTACTCCGCCACAGCTGCAACAGAGTCATGCACCTGCTCACCCACCATCCTCTGTACCACCTGTCCAGATGTATCAGACACCTCCAGGATCATTGACACAG TTTCCACAGTCTCAGTCACAGCTCCGAGCTCCCAGGCCTGCAGGTCCACTGGTCCAGGCACCTCCTGTTTTGCTGCAGAACCAATATGAGCCGGTTCAGCCTCACTGGTTCTACTGTAAGGAGGTGGAGGACAAGCAAATATGGATGCCATTCAGCATTCTGGATTCTGCAAAACTAGAGGAAATCTATAATTCTG TCCAGCCTGATCCTGAGAGTGTGGTTCTGAGCACTGATGGGGGACGCTATGATGTATACCTCTATGACAGAATGAGAAAAGCTGTTTACTGGGAAGAAGAGCCTTCTGAAGTGAGACGGTGCATGTGGTTTTATAAGGGAGACAAGGATAGCCGGTTTATTCCTTACACTGAGGATTTTAGTGATAAGCTAGAG GCAGAATATAAAAGGGCTGTAACTACAAATCAATGGCATCGGCGACTTGAATTCCCAAATGGGGAGACAATTGTTATGCATAATCCCAAG gtcaTAGTTCAGTTCCAACCTTCTGCCGCACCAGATGATGGGAGCACCACTCAAGATGGTCAGGCAAGACCGAGGGTGGTAAAACGTGGAATTGATGATGACCATGATGAAATTCCTGATG gaGAAATGTCCCAAATTGACCATCTAGTATTTATGGTTCATGGCATAGGTCCTGTATGCGACTTGAGATTTAGAAGCATTGTTGAATGTG TTGATGATTTTAGGACTGTTTCTCTGAAGTTGTTGCAGACTCACTTTAAGAAATCTTTAGAGGAACGTAAAGTAAGCAGGGTGGAATTCCTCCCAGTTCACTGGCATAGCTCTCTGCATGGAGATGCAACAGTTGTAGACAG gaacataaaaaaaatcactttgccaAGCATTGGACGCCTGCGCCACTTCACCAATGAAACACTCCTTGACATACTGTTCTACAACAGCCCCACCTACTGTCAGACGATTGTGGATAAAGTGGGGATGGAAATGAATCGTTTGTATGCTCTTTTCATGAGTCGCAACCCAGACTTCAAAGGAGGAGTCTCTGTGGCTGGGCACAGTTTAG GTTCCTTAATTCTATTTGACATATTGTCTAACCAGAAGGACTTGGCTTCATCAGTAAATACTGGACCGTTCTCTGGTGTTAATGGGACTGTAAAAGACGTGGCTGTTCATGATAAACAG gtgaCTGAAGATACCAGTTCCTTGGGCTCCTCAATTACTACTTCTGGTGATGACTTTTGTGAGCCTGAAGTAGATGATGATGTTCCTACTTTGCAGAAGACTCTGGAAATGCTTAGTTTGTCGGAGTATGCAAGCACATTTGAAAAGGAGCGAATTGACATGGAGTCTCTG ctgatgtGTACAGTCGATGACCTGAAGGAAATGGGGATACCTCTTGGaccaagaaagaaaatagctAATTTTGTAAAAGATAGAGCAGCCAAGCAG gaacaaaagaaagcagtagcagaaaagaaagcagtgcTGGCTGCCACACTCCAAACTCAAGAAGATGCCCAGAAAGCAAAAGAGACGGTTAGTTCTGTCTCCCCTTCAGAGTCTGGTCAGCTGCACTCAAAGAGGAAGCTTCCAGTTGGTGCATCCGTTTCTTCTGTGAACATTGACTATGAGTATTTTGAAGTTGGAACTGGCCAG GTTTCTGTGGTTTACAGTGCCTTGGACTTTGAACCAgatattttctttgctcttggTTCTCCTATTGGTGTGTTCCTTACTGTGAGAGGCGTGGAGAAGATTGATGAAAACTACAGGCTTCCTACTTGCAAGGGATTCTTCAATATCTATCATCCC CTTGATCCAGTAGCTTACAGGTTAGAACCAATGATCATTGAAGACATGGATTTAAAACCAGTTCTTATTCCACATCATAAAGGCAGAAAAAGACTTCATTTGG AGTTGAAAGACTCTCTCTCTCGTATGGGATCTGACCTGAAACAGGGTTTTATTAGCTCTTTGAAGAGCGCATGGCAGACCCTCAATGAATTTGCACGTGCTCATACATCTTCAACTCAGCTACAAGCGGAACTGGAGAAAGTAGCTAACcaaattaaagaggaagaagaaaagcaagtggTAGAAG CTGAAAAGATCACAGAAAGTCCAGACCCTCCAAAAGATGAAGATTTTTTAGTGAAGGTTGGAATGCTAAATGGAGGACGTCGTATTGATTATGTTCTACAAGAAAAACCAATAGAAAGCTTCAATGAATACCTTTTTGCTTTACAGAGTCATTTGTGCTACTG GGGGTCTGAAGACACTGCCTTGCTGTTTCTCAAAGAAATATACAGGACTATGAATATCAATCCTGAGCAGTCACAGCATTGA